The nucleotide window CTGGTCGGCAAACTCCCAGTCGTACTTGCCCGGCCCCAGGTGAATGCTGTAGTACGGGAGGCCGTAGCGCAACACCTTCAGGCCCATGTCTTTCACCAGCGCCAAATCCTCTTTCCACCGCTCGTAGTGTCCGCACTCGGCCAGCAGGTCGCGGCGGGTTTTGCCGTTGTCGATGGTGGGGTACGAGCACTCGATGCCGGTGGCAAACATGAAGTTGCCGGGCTCCCCCGTGGGCAGGCCGCTGCCGTCACGTCCCCCGGCCCCGCCGTATTCGTCGCCGGCGTAGTTGCCTTCCCCGAACCGGTCCTTGATATGCTTTAAAAAGTCTTTCGCCATACGATTTTATAACGCCAGATTTACTTCGCGGCCCGCGGATAAGAACCTAATTTATCAGTCCAGTCGCACGTCATTCCGAGCTGGCCGAGGAATCTCGCGTGCAGCGGTAACCTGATTAGATTGGCAACATCAGCACGCGAGATGTCTCTTCTCTGCTTGAAGCGCAGAATGGTCGACATGACGTTCGGCAGTAGGACATTCTGCCAAACAACAACTGAACTACCCCGGCTCGGGCACTCTTTAGTTTAAAGGCAGAAGGGGAATTAATGTTCGGCCTACTTCTGGTTTTCCAGGAATTTATCGGCGGTGCGCAGGGCCAGGGCCATGATGGTCAGGGCCGGATTGACACTCAGGGCACTGGGAAACACCGAGTTGTCGCAGATGTAGAGGTTGGGCACGTCGAAAGCCTTGCCGTTGGCGTCTACCACCGCGTCGTCGCCCGAGAGGCCCATGCGGGCCGTGCCGATGACGTGGGCCGAGCGGGGAAAGGCCCAGATATCGGTGGCGCCGGCCGCTTCCCAGATCTGCCGCATCAGCTTTTCGGCGTGGGCACTCATCCGGATTTCATTGTCGTGGTTGGTGAAGTGCAGCCGGGGCTTGGGCAGGCCACGGGCGTCCTTTTCCTCGGCCAGCTCCAGAAAGTTGTCGGCGTGGGGCAGACAGTCGCCCAGGATGTTGATGCCGGCAATGTGGTTGTACTGCTGCATATACTGCCGCAGCGCCCCCCCCCACAGCTTGCGGCCCCGGGCCACTTGCCCGGCAAAAGTAACTGGCATAATGCCAATGCTTTGCAACAAGTATCCACCGGCAAAATCCGCGTCTTTGGGCCGGAAGGTATCCTGGGAAATCAACGAGCCGGGAATGCCTTTGAAGGGCCGGACTTCCTCAGCAAACGTGCCGAACACCTGCACGCCGGGGTGGGCCATGAAGTTGCGCCCCACGTGCCCGCTGCTCAGGGCCAGCTCATTGAGCAGCAAGAGCCGCGGCGTTTCGACGGCCCCGGCGCACAAGAACAGGTGGCGGCAGCGCAGGCGCTGCTCTTGCCCGTTTTGCTGGTAGATAACCCCGGTGATTTTGCCCGTGCTGTCCCGCTCAATCTCGGTGACGTAGCAATTGGGCCGGATGTCGGCGCCGTGGGCGGCAGCCAGGGGCAGAAAGGTTACGTCCATGCTGGCCTTGGCTCCGGTGCTGCAACCAGCCTGACAGAAGCCGCGGTTGGTACAGGCCTCGCGCCAGCCCACACCCTCCTGGTAGTAGCGCGCCGACAACGCCGCATTGGCCGCCGGCGACGTTTGGATGCCCAACGCTTCGCAGCCGCGCTGCATGAGTTGGGCGGCCCCATTGAGCGGCAGCGGAGCCAGCGGGTAGCCCTTGCGCCGGGCCGGGCCCCAGGGATAGGGCGTGGGGCCCGAAATGCCTAAAAACTGCTCCAGTTCCTCGAAATACGGCTCCAGTTCCTCGTACCCAAACGGCCAGTCCTGACCCACGCCGAAGTCGCGGTGCAGGTGCAGATCTTCGGGCTGGGGGCGCGGGGTATAGGCCGTGTAGTGCAGCGTGGAGCCGCCGACGCCGGTGCCGGAGTTGTTTTTGCCGAAGGCTACCGGGTCGTGGCCGGCCGAAAGCCGCTCATCGTTCCAGAATAGAAACTCCTGGGCTTTTTCGTCGGTGGCAAAGTCCTTTTTTGGGTCGTGCCAGGGACCGGCCTCCAGGGCCACCACCTTCAGGCCGGCCATGGCCAGGCGGGCCAGCAGCGGCGCCCCGCCGGCCCCGGTCCCGATGACGATGCAGTCCACGGTTTGGGCGGGCAGCGGAATTTCAAGGGGCGCCGGCTCGGGCACGATGGGCGTTTCGACCAGCGGCGTATCGGCCAGCAGGCTTTGCAGCAGCGGGTCCTGAATTTCCGGCTTCACCGGGTTCAGCACGCCTTCTTCCAGGGTTTCTTCGTCGGGCATAAGGTGAAATGGTGAGGTGGTGAAATAGTGAGTTTTCTGTTCGAATGGTGCCGTTTGAATGGTGTAGGTAGTGCGGTCAGCACGACAACTCACCAGTTCACCATCTCACTAGCTTACCTCTTCCGGTTCCCGGTCTTCTTTCTCGTTGAGGCCAATTTTCGACCAGCCGGGCACGTCGGCCATGCCAGCATAGCCGATTTCTTCATGGGCCAGGGGATGGGCGTAGTAGTTTTCGGTCATTTCGGCCAGCAGCTCCTCGAAGAAGCGGTTGGCCGACAGCGTATCCCAGATCGGGCCCGGCGCGGTTTCGTTTTGCACGGCTTGCAGTACGGCATCCTGCTGCAAGCCGGTCAGCTGCTCAAACGGGGCCCCGAACATAACCCGGGCACTTTCCCGGATACCGCCCAAACCCAGGCGGTAGGCTTCACGGTCGGGGGCAGCACGTCGTAGCGCCAGCCGTCGGAATGCCCGGCCAGCAGGCGCTGGTCGATGATGGAAGCCAGCTCGATGGGCGCTTCCCGGTCGGGTTGCGGCAGCAGGCGGGCGGCTATGCAGCGCAACAGCTCGTAGGTGTCGGCGTCAAAGAATTGGGGCTTGTAGTCGGGCGCGTCGAGGCGGGCCTGCAGGGCCGTGCGGGTGGCTTCGGTTACGAGGTCGGTGGCCAGCAAGGCGCGCACGGAACCCGCGGGGTAAGGAGAGGAGGCCATATCGGGAAGGGAAGCCATAAAAGATTACGTTACTGACGAGCTAAGCACGTGGAAGGTTATGGCCGTTGAGCTTCAACGTGCCTGATAAACCAGGCCGGCCGGGTTTTGTCCCGCGCATTTCTAAAATAATCAGCACGTTACCCGAAGCGGGCCCAGCTGATTTACCCCTACGCAGCCGTCGGAGCCGAGGCTGGCCTATATAGCGTAGATGCAACATTGAGCCGGGTTTTGTCTACCTTGAACAGGAATTACTCCTACCTGTTGCACCTCCCCTATTGCGTATGAAGCACCTTTTTTACTCACTGCTGGCCCTGGGGCTGGCCCACCCGGCCGCCGCTCAGCTGAGCGGCACCAAAACCATTGACCCGGCCGGTACGGGTCCCAATAACTACTCCACCTTCACCGCCGCCATTACCACCCTGAACGCCGCCGGCGTAGGTGCCGACGGGGTGCTGTTTGAGGTGAAAAGCGGAGTCGTCTTCCCCGAAATTGCTCCGGCTATTACCGTCAGCGGCTCGGCCACGGGCCGCATCATCTTCCTCAAAGAAGGCACCGGCGCCAACCCCCGGCTGCAGGGCACGGGCAGCGGCACCACCGACGCCGGCCTCACGCTAGACGGGGCCGACTTTGTGACCATCAACGGCATCGACGTGACGGACGCGGCGGCCAACACCACGGCGGCCCAGCAGCTGGAATACGGCTTCTGGCTGAAAAACGGCGCTACCAATAACCTGGTGCTCAACAGCACCGTGGACCTGAACCGGGCCAACCCCACCAAAACCTCCGGGGTGTTCTTGCAGGACGGCAACAACAACCTGAACCGGTTTCTCTCGAACACCATCCAGGACTGCTTCTACGGCTACAACTTCGACGCGGGCAGCACCAACTACGACAACGGCAACGAAATCGGGATGCTGGTGGGTGGGGCCGCCAGCCGGGTGCTGACCATCGGGGCCGGGGCCGCCAATCTGCCCACGGGCATTGTGTACGGCATCTATCTGCGCAGCCAGACCGGGGCCAAGGTGTCGGGCACGGAGGTGGCGGGCCTAACGGGCACCAGCTCGGTCTACGGCATCTACTCGACGGGCACCGGCAACACCGTCGATATTGCCGACAACCGCGTGCACGCCCTGACGGCCACCAACAGCTCGGGCGCGGCCCAGGGCATCTACGTGAACAGCGGCACGTTGCACAGCATCTACCGCAACTACACCTACGACATTGCCGCCACCGGCGCCACGGGCTTTGCCTCGGGCATGGACATTACGGCCGGCACCACCAACAACGTCTACAACAACTTCGTCTACGACATCCGGGCCCTGGCCAGCACGGCCGGCACCTCGGTGCGGGCATTGAGCTTTCGGGGCGGCACCACCAACTACTGCTACCACAACACAGTGGTGCTGACCGGCGCGCCTACTGCGGCCACCAACAAAAGCGGGGCTTTCTATATTTCGGGCAGCCCCTCGGTTGACTTGCGCAACAACATCTTTGTCAACCTGATAACCTTGCCCAGCGGCGGAGGCGGGGTGGCCGCGGCCTTCTTTAAGAGCACGGCTGTGCTGACCAACCTGGCCGCGGCTTCCAACAACAACCTGTTGTACGCCGGTACGCCTTCGGCCGAAAAGCCGATTTTCTACGGTGTAGCCACCACGCCCGCCGTCGACCAGACCCTGGCCCAGTACAAGCAGCGCGCCGCCCCAGCTGACCAGAGCGCCGTGACCGAGAACGTACCTTTCGTGAACCCGCTCACCGACCCGCACCTGCAGGCCGGCGCGGCCACGCAGGCGGAAAGCAGCGGCATGAGCCTGGCCAGTTCTCCCCTGCCCGTGCCCACGGATATCGACAACGCCGCCCGCACCGTGGCTACACCCGACCTGGGCGCCGACGAAGGCACGTTCCAGGGCGTCGATGTATCGGGCCCCAGCATTGCCTACCAGCGCCTGCCCAACACGGCCAGCACCGGCAACCGCAGCCTGACCGTGACAATTTCCGACCCGAGCGGCGTGGCTACGGGAGCCCTGATTCCGCGGCTCTACTACAAGAAGAAAACCGATGCCAACGTCTTTACCGAGCCCAATGACGCCACCGGCAACGGCTGGAAATGGGTAGCCCCGGCCTCCGCGGCCTCCGTCAGCTACATCTTCCTGCTCGACGTGGCCAAGCTGCGCAGCGCCCCCGTAGTCGGCGACTCAATTCAGTACTTCGTAACGGCCCAGGACCTGGCGGCCACGCCCAACGTGAGTGCCACGCCCGGGGCCGGTTTTGCCGCTACCTCGGTGGCCAGCATTACCAGCGCCCCCACCAAGCCCAGCGTCTACAAGGTGCTCGGCCTGCTCAGCGGCATCAAAACCGTGGGAACCGCCGCCACCGCCGATTATGCCACGCTGACGGCGGCCGTGGCCGATTTGAACTCCAATGAGCTGGGCGGGGCTTTGACGTTGGTGCTGCAGGATGCTGCTTACCCCACCGAAACCTACCCGTTGACGTTGAGCGCCAACACCGGCAGCAGCGCTACCAATTCGGTTACCATCCGCCCGGCCCCAAACCGCGCCGTGACGCTGACGGCCAACACCTCCACTCCGCTCTTCATCGTGGATGCCAGCAACGTAACTATTGAAGGAAGCACCGGCGGCGCCAACAGCGGCAGCCTTGCGCTGACCAACGCCGGCACGACTTCCAGCAGCGGGGGCATCTTCGTGACGGGCCGCGACGTAACGCTGCGCGGACTCAGCATTCAGGGCAGCAGCTCGGCTACGGCCTATGGGGTGGCCTTCAGCGGGGCTACCAATGGCACCGTGCGCGGTTGCACCATCACCCGTACCGGCACCGGCATTCAGGCCCAGGCCAGCTGCGTGAACTTCACGGCGGCCAACAACACCATCGGCAGCAGCACGGCCGCCGACAAGATTGGTACCAGCGGTATTGTCATAACGGCTACGCAGGGCTTTGTGCTCAATGGCAATACTATTGCCGGCGTCACGCGGGCTACGAGTCCTGCGGTGGCCGGCATCGTGGTGGGCACCACGTCGGCCGATGGCGTCATTGCCTCCAACCAGATTCGGGACATCGTGCACACCGGTACCGGCGCTTCCGACAGCTACGGGGCTTACGGCATCCGGCTTTCGGCTACGGGCGCGGCGGCCAATATCGTGTTGGCAAACAACATGATATCGGGCATTCTGAGCTCCGGCGACGACGGCGTGGCCTTCACGCCCCAGGGGGTATACCTGGCTTCGGGCGGCGGTTACAAGCTGGGCTTCAACACGATTCGCCTTACCGGC belongs to Hymenobacter cellulosilyticus and includes:
- a CDS encoding GMC family oxidoreductase, yielding MPDEETLEEGVLNPVKPEIQDPLLQSLLADTPLVETPIVPEPAPLEIPLPAQTVDCIVIGTGAGGAPLLARLAMAGLKVVALEAGPWHDPKKDFATDEKAQEFLFWNDERLSAGHDPVAFGKNNSGTGVGGSTLHYTAYTPRPQPEDLHLHRDFGVGQDWPFGYEELEPYFEELEQFLGISGPTPYPWGPARRKGYPLAPLPLNGAAQLMQRGCEALGIQTSPAANAALSARYYQEGVGWREACTNRGFCQAGCSTGAKASMDVTFLPLAAAHGADIRPNCYVTEIERDSTGKITGVIYQQNGQEQRLRCRHLFLCAGAVETPRLLLLNELALSSGHVGRNFMAHPGVQVFGTFAEEVRPFKGIPGSLISQDTFRPKDADFAGGYLLQSIGIMPVTFAGQVARGRKLWGGALRQYMQQYNHIAGINILGDCLPHADNFLELAEEKDARGLPKPRLHFTNHDNEIRMSAHAEKLMRQIWEAAGATDIWAFPRSAHVIGTARMGLSGDDAVVDANGKAFDVPNLYICDNSVFPSALSVNPALTIMALALRTADKFLENQK
- a CDS encoding T9SS type A sorting domain-containing protein: MKHLFYSLLALGLAHPAAAQLSGTKTIDPAGTGPNNYSTFTAAITTLNAAGVGADGVLFEVKSGVVFPEIAPAITVSGSATGRIIFLKEGTGANPRLQGTGSGTTDAGLTLDGADFVTINGIDVTDAAANTTAAQQLEYGFWLKNGATNNLVLNSTVDLNRANPTKTSGVFLQDGNNNLNRFLSNTIQDCFYGYNFDAGSTNYDNGNEIGMLVGGAASRVLTIGAGAANLPTGIVYGIYLRSQTGAKVSGTEVAGLTGTSSVYGIYSTGTGNTVDIADNRVHALTATNSSGAAQGIYVNSGTLHSIYRNYTYDIAATGATGFASGMDITAGTTNNVYNNFVYDIRALASTAGTSVRALSFRGGTTNYCYHNTVVLTGAPTAATNKSGAFYISGSPSVDLRNNIFVNLITLPSGGGGVAAAFFKSTAVLTNLAAASNNNLLYAGTPSAEKPIFYGVATTPAVDQTLAQYKQRAAPADQSAVTENVPFVNPLTDPHLQAGAATQAESSGMSLASSPLPVPTDIDNAARTVATPDLGADEGTFQGVDVSGPSIAYQRLPNTASTGNRSLTVTISDPSGVATGALIPRLYYKKKTDANVFTEPNDATGNGWKWVAPASAASVSYIFLLDVAKLRSAPVVGDSIQYFVTAQDLAATPNVSATPGAGFAATSVASITSAPTKPSVYKVLGLLSGIKTVGTAATADYATLTAAVADLNSNELGGALTLVLQDAAYPTETYPLTLSANTGSSATNSVTIRPAPNRAVTLTANTSTPLFIVDASNVTIEGSTGGANSGSLALTNAGTTSSSGGIFVTGRDVTLRGLSIQGSSSATAYGVAFSGATNGTVRGCTITRTGTGIQAQASCVNFTAANNTIGSSTAADKIGTSGIVITATQGFVLNGNTIAGVTRATSPAVAGIVVGTTSADGVIASNQIRDIVHTGTGASDSYGAYGIRLSATGAAANIVLANNMISGILSSGDDGVAFTPQGVYLASGGGYKLGFNTIRLTGNVAEGSTPITGAVTIATGVSDVTLVNNILVNQQTATPSGGKTYALYSAGTASPFTLIDNNAYSVQGATAKLAYLNGTEHTTLAALRSATAQDAGSLLANPVFRLTTANDLRLVTDANCNLDGKARPVAGVAVDIDNDPRNASTPDIGADEFTATARVAPTAPSKFGVQNQTIPNLTATTAPGGTAVWYADAALTQRLFAGPSYATGRTTLGTYTYYVVDSLNACVSPATTVRLTIVGPDATVAALRDLSISCFPNPAHGEVTLRVEGPARTISAELLDALGRSVLRQQVRHQAPATQHPLNLQGLAQGIYLLRLTTEGQTTGRRIVVE
- a CDS encoding gluconate 2-dehydrogenase subunit 3 family protein; the protein is MGGIRESARVMFGAPFEQLTGLQQDAVLQAVQNETAPGPIWDTLSANRFFEELLAEMTENYYAHPLAHEEIGYAGMADVPGWSKIGLNEKEDREPEEVS